Proteins from a genomic interval of Marmoricola sp. OAE513:
- a CDS encoding DUF5130 family protein, with protein sequence MASGDGFSADQRYDIDRAIRAAETACRYEFSLYVGPAEGASAEFAQRLHASLIAPGRSVLIMIDPAARVLEIVTGSVVRRVLNDDAVRLAAAAMESAFSQGDLVGGIKRGVSQLADAARQPATLHASGHASGHASS encoded by the coding sequence GTGGCCAGTGGTGACGGGTTCTCGGCCGACCAGCGGTACGACATCGACCGAGCCATCCGGGCGGCCGAGACGGCCTGCCGCTACGAGTTCTCGCTCTACGTCGGTCCTGCCGAAGGCGCTTCGGCCGAGTTCGCCCAGCGGCTGCACGCGTCGCTGATCGCGCCGGGACGCAGCGTCCTGATCATGATCGACCCGGCCGCCCGGGTGCTCGAGATCGTCACCGGCTCCGTCGTGCGCCGGGTCCTGAACGACGACGCAGTCCGGCTCGCTGCTGCGGCGATGGAGTCGGCGTTCAGCCAGGGCGACCTCGTCGGTGGCATCAAGCGGGGGGTCAGCCAGCTGGCGGACGCTGCCCGCCAGCCGGCCACCCTGCACGCCTCTGGGCACGCCTCTGGACACGCCTCTAGCTAG